The Salvia splendens isolate huo1 chromosome 20, SspV2, whole genome shotgun sequence nucleotide sequence TTTGTAGGTGGCAGAATGGTTTTCAATTTCATGGAGTACTATCATTCGCCTGTATGATAtggaatttcaaaaaaatttcatgCAAAATTCGCCTgtactccctccctccgtcAACGAAATAATGtccacatttgtcattttggtcTGTCCAAAAAATATTGTcaacatttactttttttcatttttgataaATGAACTTTATTTTCCACTAACTTGTAACGCTTACCTTccattataaaaccaatataaaatgAAAGTGAGGCACATGTACTATTAACTTTTTCaaacattctattataaaaccaatgtATAAAGTGAGAtacatattctactaactttttcacgtacttttcactaactttttcaatattctattataaaatcaatataaaaagtgagatacacattccattaactttttcaacgtactttccactaactttttcaaacaCTTTCCTTGCGTAATCTAGTATCAATGCAAGTGGTCGTGGAATTGGTCTCAGAAACCTTTTATTCTATAGCTGCTTGAGTTCGAATCCTTACGCTGCAAGGTCCGCCAAGACTACAtaactacacacaatacacactcaATGAATCACACAACAATACACACATGAATAAATGCACACACACTACGCACAATGTGCAGTGCATTGTGTGTGTACACAATGTATGTATGTGTGAAAGGTATACTCCCTCAATCCCCAAAGATTATGAACAATGGGTTTGGCATggaatttaataaataagggggagaaagagagagtaatgGAAATAATGTTAGAAGAAAGTGGAATCCACATTAttgtaatggtataagttgaaaataaaatgatgtataAGGGTAATAtgttttttgaattttctaAATTAGAAAGTTTATACTTTTCAATTGTTTGAATTTTCTAAATTAGAAAGTTTATACTTTTCAAGAACGgacagaaaaaagaaataattcataatctttgaggacgaagggagtataattttgtaGATATTTGAAATCCCAATTGTCTACTTTGGATATAAAATTCAAACCGTAGATTGAGAGATTTGGAACGGTAAATATTTATGTGATACAAAGTGAACAAAATCATCTACTAATGACAATGCATTTCAAACAGAAAAATACATCCAAAGTCAGAATAAGTAGTCCTTGAGATCAGCTTTGGAGTCGATGATTTCCATGTCACCCATGCATTCTTCAGCACTAAGGGGAGGGAGCTGCCTCGTCTTTCGTCTCATGTTGTGCTTGTGCCATTCACTCTTAAAGTGCTCTCGATACTCCTTTGCATCACCAACAAAGGCATTGCAGGTGTTGCATTTTTGCTGTTTTACCTCTCCCTGGGAACTCCCCTCGTTCGAGGAAATTGTTTGCTTCTGCAGTTTTTCAGTCAGTTGAACAACGGGGGCCTTAGAGACGACCTGCACGCTTGATGATTCCTCCTCAAGATCATCATAGTGATCCACATGTGTATCACTATCCAAGTGCACGTTCACTGCAAGAATGTCCAATCTTCCCTGCAGGCTCCTCACTAAAGCATCACAATCACGGAAAAAACCTGGTTCCAGTTCACAAATCTGCCACCGATAAAAAATATAGTTAGTTGACCATGTCAAACGAAGAGCACAAAAATATTACCAATTCACAGTCATTTGCTACCATAAGCTACCTAGAATCTTGAATATTCCATAATCGAGTTTTCAATTACATTCTTTTTGACATTATGCTGAGAGACTCACACATTGTTCCTAAATCCTATATCAGATCCACATCGTCCCTGCTTAACATTACACATTTTCAAAGTATACAAGTATGTGCTTAGTGTATATATGCACATAAACATAGGTAACAAAAAATAACATCagttcttaactctcaaggtaGATAGAAGACATTTTCTTAAAGATGAATTCTGTACTTAGCTTATTCAGCAGAAAAGaacattaagaaattatttttcaaatccAATGTGCAATTTTTTCATCTggctttaataaaaaaagtggTTGTAGGTTAAGATATTGAACTTACAACAGACAGCTGACTTCCTGATTCGTCTCTTGAAACAATGGTAGCATTCCAACCATTAATCTTTTCCAAAAGTGATGGCATGTTCTTTTCTGGTACAGTTAATCGCAGTCTCATGGGTGATCGTTTGATTGGATACAGCTTTTGGAGCTCACGTATGACTTCTAATGCCTGTAAAACAGTTGGAACTTGTTACCAATATGACAACCAGGTAAAGAAAAAACGGAAGAGAGTCAAGAGACCATCacacaacaaaaagaaaataacaataataactGGTCTGAGGGGAGTCAATCACACATTCTTGTGATATACACCGTCAACAGCAAAGTGAACAAAAGAGATTTAAGGGGCTATGGAGTACAGTAGAATTCAAGGAAAAACAAGTGTGTCACAAAATTACAATAAACTGTATAACACCTGTTTCTTTGAGCTGCTATTTGGTTCCACGGCAAAATGTATGTCGTGCATTAGACGCTCAATCATGCTTATGGTATAAGGTCGTTTAGTTTCAGGGTTATAAGTCTTCTGCATAACTATAGTTGCAATATCCCTAAATTGATTGGATAATTGGGACTCCCTCTCCTTCCCTGCAACTTGCAGCTCTCCTTTCTCCAAAATCTGCAGTAGGAAAGGATAGTACTCAATACTCATTCAAGACATGCATCACGACTAGTGCAGCAATGTATCAACAAAAACTAAGTGTCCCTTCAACAGCTAAAAGCAGAACTCCGACGGATTCCATAATTGCAATATCTAAAAGAGTGCAACATAGTTTGCCATAGTTTGCAGTTTTACTTACTAGAAATTAATAAGAGAGATTTACATCATAAACGCTAGATCAACTAATAGAAGTTCAATGTCTCGTCCGCACCTATAGTCAAATTTTTATTCTGTTTCATCTATGAACTTTATTTGAAGAGTTCTAAACCAATTCCCAAATTACAACTGTGCCATAGCAGCCAAACATTTGCCAGACTTGAAAGCATGAAAGTAATTCCTATAAAAAAACACCTATATGCACAAGCAGAACATACTAACCTCCAAACAAACTTTAGTTTGATCATCTGTCCCGAAAGCTTGGACTAAATCTTTCGACTTAGCTAGAACACCTTTCGAAACATTCGAATACACGGTATGTGACTGCAACACTTCATCCAAGTCTTTCTCTCTACGTTTAACATCTCACAAGTAAGTATCAGTATTCAAACTAGAAACATTAACAAGCTATAATTCGAAATCCTTAAAACAGCATCAAAAAGTTTCTCATCAGTTCCATTTCCTTGTAACTTTTCACTAGTAACAACAAAAGTAGGTTACAAATTTACGATCATACACAATTCATTATTAGCAGTCCAAATTACGCACAATTATAGACCAATTATAGAAATTCCATAGCCTTAAATTCACGATCAACACAAATTAgcataaaaacaaacaaatatacacaaaaaattATACGCACACGCGTGAGCGCCAAGAGAGGACTTTGTTCTTGTAGCAAGCGATTTCGAAGCGGTTTCCGTGTTTTTTGAGACGCACCACCGCGACGTTCGTCAGCCTCTTCTGCCCTACAGGCTGCACGAGTGTTTTCGACATCTCTACTCCTCCGATTGAAAGCGGCGCCGGTGAATTACAGTGGCTGCCTTCGGCGTTCTAGAATCCTCGATAAATGAAATGGAAATCAATTGAAGAGCTGGCTGAATTAAATGGGCTCAATTTCAGCATTTTCACAATTGGGCTTTACTGCAAACTTCTTATTAGGGCTATATTGTGGCCCAATTAAGGCTAAGGTATATTGTAGGAGTACTATCTATGCATTAACAAAAGTCTTGCCAGTTTGACAAAACgaattttaatgagaaaatGGTATTTCCTTCGTTACTCCTTTCgttccaaggaagatgactATTTTCTTAGAAGGTACaagattttatatagttttattttatgtgttaagtggtgagaataaagtaagagagagaaactaaagtagagataaatgagTTTCTATCTTCGTAATGAATCATTTTGAATGGggcaaactaaaaaggaaagtaggTCATCTTCGTGGAATGAAGCTCTCGTTCCTTTGTAGTAGAgatgtttcttttcggcacgagattttataagaaattgtgttaaaagtgagttaagtaTAGGAAGAATAagttagaaaagaaaaaaaaccgagaaatgaaaagagaataaagtaagataaaagaaataaattattttttgcaaACAAAAAAATAACTCAGTTATAGAGTGACAATCCAAAAAAAGTACAactcaactacaagaagacggTCAACAAAGAGAGTATTATTTTGCGGTAGCCAACAAGTCCAATATGTCCGCAATAAATGTGGTTCAAAATAATAACCCAAATTGGGGTCAATTAATGATAACCGAACGAGCCCTAAATGTTTATCACATGCCTGAGTTCAAgtcaaataatatttatatgaCTAGCCACTAGTAGTTAATTAGTTAAACATGTTTTGGGT carries:
- the LOC121782953 gene encoding ribosome maturation protein SBDS-like encodes the protein MSKTLVQPVGQKRLTNVAVVRLKKHGNRFEIACYKNKVLSWRSRVEKDLDEVLQSHTVYSNVSKGVLAKSKDLVQAFGTDDQTKVCLEILEKGELQVAGKERESQLSNQFRDIATIVMQKTYNPETKRPYTISMIERLMHDIHFAVEPNSSSKKQALEVIRELQKLYPIKRSPMRLRLTVPEKNMPSLLEKINGWNATIVSRDESGSQLSVICELEPGFFRDCDALVRSLQGRLDILAVNVHLDSDTHVDHYDDLEEESSSVQVVSKAPVVQLTEKLQKQTISSNEGSSQGEVKQQKCNTCNAFVGDAKEYREHFKSEWHKHNMRRKTRQLPPLSAEECMGDMEIIDSKADLKDYLF